TGAGAGAAGCGGCGGCGAGAACGCCAGCTGCAAGACGGGTAAACACGGACGATGAAAAATTAGACATCAATTAAACGCTAGTCACAGAAAAATAAATTGCCAACAAAAACGATGCTCAACCCTGAGAAACATCCCAATCACGCACGAATGGGACCAAAGCCGCATACGCATCAAATCAAGACTCACGATTCTCGCCCTATTGGTGCTTTAAAGCGGTCAATACTCAGACCTCTGGGATCTCAAACGCCCTCCATCCTTCGGGGCAGGCAGCAGATTTCTGCTCAGAAGAAACAGGCGACACACCTCGACATTGCAGTCGAACAAGCTTGGATCCATTGAAATGGACGATCGCAACGTAGCTTTCACGTCCACGCTTGGGGGTCAGCCATAGGCGCGTGCTGCGGCCTTTTGTCTCAACACGAACATCCAAGGCCTCATCGCTGCTCAACCCGAGATCAACGAGTGATGACGCAAATTGTCCCCAGTAAAAGCTGGCGAGCTGACCGCGAACGAAGGCTGTCAGCAAGGTTTCGGCTTGGCGACGTTGATTCAAGGTTGCTTCTTGATCATCCAGCAGCTGCACAACACGCGCATCCGATGGCAGGCCAGGGGCCCCGGGAGAAAACACCCGCTTTTGGCTGGTCGCGATCAAACCCAAACCAGCCAAAAGAAGGGCTGCCACCACGGTGGGAATCGATCGCATCCAAACTTGCGTCACGCCAAAGAGGATCCCGATCCCGATTGAGATTTCAACCTAGGCAGACCCTTGCGCCAATCAAATTCTGTTCGCAAGCTGACACGATCGCCAGGCCCCAGGGCCCCAGTTGGCGACAGTGCGCTGCGATCTGAAGACCACAGCCCCGATGGCTTGCACTCAACTCATCGGCCGCAACCACCCAGTGCGACAGATCCTGAGCCAAAGATCCCTGTTGCCACTTAATCGCAGCTTCCTTGATCAACCAATACTTCAAAACAGTCTGGTGAAAGGCTTGGTGGGGAAGGCCTCTCAGACGACGCTGCTCGCTCGCTGCGTAGTAACGGCTCATCAGTGCTTCCGAAGCGAACGGACGATCCAATCGCTCTAAATCAACCCCAACAGGGGCAGAAGACCAGGCCATCAACGCCGATCCCTTGCTGTGGCTGAGGCTGACAAATCCCCAACCGGAATGAAGCGATGGCGGCGCACCTGGAGGCGCATGCAAGGGGATCTCCTGCGGGGCAACTCCCCATAAATCACTTAGGCAAGAACGCATCCAGGCACGGGAGCCAAGAAAACGCTGCTGACGTGTCTTGCCCAAGTCGCAGGCCCAGGCTTGTTCCTGATCCGACATGCAAAGGCCCCTTGAGGAAGCCGGTCCAAGCCACAGCACGGTTACGCTTCCGCTCCGGTTGAGGCCTTCCTCCATGACTCTGCAGATCGGCGATCTCGCGCCTGATTTCACACTTCCTGACCAAAATGGAGAACCTGTGCAGCTGTCCTCCTTGCGGGGGCAGCGCGTGGTGATCTATTTCTATCCCAAAGACGCCACCCCTGGTTGCACGAAAGAAGCCTGTAACTTCCGAGATCGCTGGTCGTCCTTCAAGGACCATGGAATTCACGTCTTAGGAATCAGCAAGGACAACGCGGCCTCCCATACGCGCTTCATCACCAAGCAGGAGTTGCCCTTCACGCTGTTGAGTGATGCAGAACCGTGCCCAGTGGCCAGCAGTTTTGAAAGTTATGGACTGAAAAAATTCATGGGTCGCGAATCCATGGGAATGATGCGACACACCTTCGTCATCGATGCCGAAGGACGGTTGGAATTGATTTACAGAAAAGTGAAATCTGATTCCATGGCCGATCAAGTTCTCAGTGACCTCGGCATCAGCTGACCAGCTCGACCATCGTCTCCATCACCAAGTTCGGTGCATGAAACACCTCCATCCCCAACTGCTCCTGAAGGTTCAGGAGCAGTTGGGGAGCATCTCCTCCACAAAGCCAAATCGGCCAAGGGCTTTGGGCATGAGCTTGACGGATGAGACCCACCAAACTTTGTTGCGCGCCAGAGCGCATCGCCGCTTGGGTCTCGAAAGGGAAAGGCTTCGCGTCTTCGGGATCGAGGCCCACGGGCGAGGTCACGTTTAAACCTGCTGTGGCCTCAGCCATCGCGCGCAATTGCAAGCCATAACCAGCCGCTAATAGCCCACCAGAAAACGATCCCGTCGCAGAGATTCTGGTGAGGCTGAGAACCGTGCCTGCATCCACCACAAGAACGCCGACACGCGTTTCATTGGCACGCCAAGCGCCCCATCCAGCGAGCGCTCGATCGATTCCTAACCAAGGGGGACTCCCCTGAAGAGGGATGTCAGCCAAGTTCAAGCGTCGGCTGGACTGCAAACAAGGATGGTCTGGGATCGGCCCGACAGCTGCCCAGGCCATGAGATCGCTAGGAGAATCCAACGCCTCTGGGGCCGCAACCTCATGCTGATAGACCCAGCGAGACGTGCCGCTCTGCTCTGCCCAGTGCCAGCGGCTGTTTCCAATCAGCAGGCAGCGGGATGGGAAATCCTCGCTAGATGCC
This portion of the Synechococcus sp. ROS8604 genome encodes:
- a CDS encoding thymidylate synthase; this translates as MRSIPTVVAALLLAGLGLIATSQKRVFSPGAPGLPSDARVVQLLDDQEATLNQRRQAETLLTAFVRGQLASFYWGQFASSLVDLGLSSDEALDVRVETKGRSTRLWLTPKRGRESYVAIVHFNGSKLVRLQCRGVSPVSSEQKSAACPEGWRAFEIPEV
- a CDS encoding type III pantothenate kinase; this encodes MASSEDFPSRCLLIGNSRWHWAEQSGTSRWVYQHEVAAPEALDSPSDLMAWAAVGPIPDHPCLQSSRRLNLADIPLQGSPPWLGIDRALAGWGAWRANETRVGVLVVDAGTVLSLTRISATGSFSGGLLAAGYGLQLRAMAEATAGLNVTSPVGLDPEDAKPFPFETQAAMRSGAQQSLVGLIRQAHAQSPWPIWLCGGDAPQLLLNLQEQLGMEVFHAPNLVMETMVELVS
- the bcp gene encoding thioredoxin-dependent thiol peroxidase, which gives rise to MTLQIGDLAPDFTLPDQNGEPVQLSSLRGQRVVIYFYPKDATPGCTKEACNFRDRWSSFKDHGIHVLGISKDNAASHTRFITKQELPFTLLSDAEPCPVASSFESYGLKKFMGRESMGMMRHTFVIDAEGRLELIYRKVKSDSMADQVLSDLGIS
- a CDS encoding 4'-phosphopantetheinyl transferase superfamily protein — translated: MEEGLNRSGSVTVLWLGPASSRGLCMSDQEQAWACDLGKTRQQRFLGSRAWMRSCLSDLWGVAPQEIPLHAPPGAPPSLHSGWGFVSLSHSKGSALMAWSSAPVGVDLERLDRPFASEALMSRYYAASEQRRLRGLPHQAFHQTVLKYWLIKEAAIKWQQGSLAQDLSHWVVAADELSASHRGCGLQIAAHCRQLGPWGLAIVSACEQNLIGARVCLG